The Alteromonas stellipolaris genome includes a region encoding these proteins:
- a CDS encoding UPF0149 family protein codes for MEKQLDYDSVSNKLSQHGIVVDGAEVHGILCGMLCGGMSLTDQKWLSALSDTIHQGENFNDATTHLLNTLFNQTCQQLLEPEFALQLMLPDDQAPINDRGEALINWVHGFMLGFGLHQQDLMQCSADVKEALEDFGDIARMEEPMDADEESERALFEVMEYVKISAILCFSELGQSLLDDQQDKPSVH; via the coding sequence GTGGAAAAACAGCTCGATTACGACAGCGTTAGCAATAAATTATCGCAACACGGCATAGTAGTAGATGGCGCAGAAGTTCACGGAATTTTATGTGGCATGTTGTGTGGCGGCATGTCGCTAACCGATCAAAAGTGGCTTTCTGCATTAAGTGACACTATTCACCAAGGTGAAAACTTCAACGATGCCACCACTCATCTACTGAACACATTGTTTAACCAAACGTGTCAGCAGTTACTTGAACCTGAATTCGCCTTACAGCTAATGCTACCTGACGACCAAGCCCCTATTAACGACAGAGGCGAAGCGCTAATTAATTGGGTACACGGCTTTATGTTAGGGTTCGGCTTACACCAGCAAGATTTAATGCAATGCTCTGCCGATGTGAAAGAAGCGTTGGAAGACTTTGGCGACATCGCCCGTATGGAAGAGCCTATGGATGCTGATGAAGAGTCTGAACGAGCTTTATTTGAGGTAATGGAATACGTGAAGATTTCCGCTATTTTGTGTTTCAGCGAATTAGGTCAGTCGCTACTTGACGATCAGCAAGATAAGCCATCTGTTCACTAA
- a CDS encoding ribokinase — translation MAIINFGSINIDHVYQVDHFVQPGETLASTHYQQLLGGKGANQSIALAQAGADVRHVGSIHENDATFKQTLIKKGVDCRGVKCSETPSGHAIIQVTPSGENAIVLFGGANQTITADTVNKALLDTSSSDWVLTQNETSSIADVLRLAKEQQLKVAFNPAPMSESVKALPLDCIDLLIVNETEAAALTDKEALDDILNVFKEQWSHCEVIITLGKAGVMMLRGSDTIEVEAFSVDAVDTTAAGDTFIGYFLSAYSTHTDAKRALIRGCAASAIAVTREGAAQSIPTQKEVDRFLAKHTK, via the coding sequence ATGGCAATAATAAATTTTGGCTCTATAAATATCGATCATGTTTATCAGGTAGATCACTTCGTTCAACCTGGTGAAACCCTTGCGTCTACTCACTACCAACAACTGCTTGGTGGTAAAGGTGCGAACCAGTCAATTGCCCTAGCGCAAGCAGGTGCTGATGTTCGTCATGTAGGCAGCATTCATGAAAATGACGCAACGTTTAAACAAACGCTAATTAAAAAAGGCGTCGATTGCCGTGGCGTTAAATGCTCTGAAACCCCTTCAGGCCATGCCATTATTCAAGTAACGCCCAGTGGTGAAAATGCTATTGTGTTATTTGGTGGCGCAAACCAAACCATTACTGCCGATACGGTAAACAAAGCGTTGTTAGATACGTCTTCTTCGGATTGGGTATTAACCCAAAACGAAACCAGCAGTATTGCTGACGTACTTCGCTTAGCAAAAGAACAACAGCTTAAAGTTGCCTTTAACCCTGCGCCTATGAGCGAGTCGGTTAAAGCCCTTCCTTTAGATTGTATCGATTTACTGATTGTAAACGAGACGGAAGCAGCAGCATTAACAGATAAAGAAGCGCTTGACGATATTCTTAACGTTTTCAAAGAGCAGTGGTCTCATTGCGAAGTTATCATTACACTAGGTAAAGCGGGTGTGATGATGTTAAGAGGAAGCGATACTATTGAAGTGGAAGCGTTTTCTGTTGATGCAGTAGATACCACAGCCGCTGGCGATACGTTTATAGGTTACTTCTTGTCTGCTTACAGTACTCACACTGATGCCAAACGTGCATTAATCAGAGGCTGCGCAGCATCTGCAATTGCGGTTACCCGTGAAG